In a genomic window of Neoarius graeffei isolate fNeoGra1 chromosome 13, fNeoGra1.pri, whole genome shotgun sequence:
- the snai1b gene encoding snail family zinc finger 1b isoform X1, protein MPRSFLVKKYFTSKKPNYSELESQNGPISAMVPERYPLAELPTKEDGSLVTTYTSALVWTTSALPLSFPPASPTTPSSIAPLDLSSPSSSGEEDEGRTSDPPSPDPSDRFQCAHCGISCSSRAALSRHQLSHCNAGTNANLVENSNMADTTTTRAAFRCKHCPKEYNSLGALKMHIRSHTLPCVCTTCGKAFSRPWLLRGHIRTHTGERPFSCPHCNRAFADRSNLRAHLQTHSEVKKYQCGTCSRTFSRMSLLHKHTVSSCCPTA, encoded by the exons ATGCCACGTTCGTTTTTGGTGAAGAAGTATTTTACAAGCAAGAAGCCAAACTACAGTGAACTGGAGAGCCAAAATG gtcCAATCTCTGCCATGGTACCAGAGCGCTACCCGCTTGCAGAACTACCAACCAAAGAAGACGGCTCCCTGGTGACCACCTACACTTCGGCTCTTGTATGGACCACCAGTGCCCTTCCGCTTTCCTTCCCTCCTGCATCCCCTACCACGCCATCTTCCATCGCACCACTGGACCTCAGTTCTCCATCCAGCTCAGGTGAGGAAGACGAAGGCAGAACTTCTGACCCCCCGAGTCCGGATCCATCAGATCGTTTCCAGTGCGCCCATTGTGGGATTTCCTGCAGCAGCCGTGCCGCACTTTCACGCCACCAGCTGTCGCACTGCAACGCAGGCACCAATGCTAACCTGGTTGAAAATTCCAACATGGCTGACACTACTACAACAAGAGCCGCCTTCCGGTGCAAACACTGCCCTAAAGAGTACAACAGCCTGGGAGCTTTGAAGATGCACATCCGCTCACATACGCTTCCGTGCGTCTGCACCACCTGCGGCAAGGCGTTTTCCAGACCATGGTTACTCAGGGGACACATTCGTACACACACCG GCGAACGTCCGTTCTCGTGCCCTCATTGTAACCGGGCTTTTGCTGACCGCTCCAATCTGAGAGCTCATCTTCAGACCCATTCAGAGGTCAAAAAGTACCAGTGTGGCACCTGCTCGAGAACCTTCAGCCGCATGTCACTCCTGCACAAACACACCGTGTCCAGCTGCTGCCCGACCGCCTAG
- the snai1b gene encoding snail family zinc finger 1b isoform X2, with product MVPERYPLAELPTKEDGSLVTTYTSALVWTTSALPLSFPPASPTTPSSIAPLDLSSPSSSGEEDEGRTSDPPSPDPSDRFQCAHCGISCSSRAALSRHQLSHCNAGTNANLVENSNMADTTTTRAAFRCKHCPKEYNSLGALKMHIRSHTLPCVCTTCGKAFSRPWLLRGHIRTHTGERPFSCPHCNRAFADRSNLRAHLQTHSEVKKYQCGTCSRTFSRMSLLHKHTVSSCCPTA from the exons ATGGTACCAGAGCGCTACCCGCTTGCAGAACTACCAACCAAAGAAGACGGCTCCCTGGTGACCACCTACACTTCGGCTCTTGTATGGACCACCAGTGCCCTTCCGCTTTCCTTCCCTCCTGCATCCCCTACCACGCCATCTTCCATCGCACCACTGGACCTCAGTTCTCCATCCAGCTCAGGTGAGGAAGACGAAGGCAGAACTTCTGACCCCCCGAGTCCGGATCCATCAGATCGTTTCCAGTGCGCCCATTGTGGGATTTCCTGCAGCAGCCGTGCCGCACTTTCACGCCACCAGCTGTCGCACTGCAACGCAGGCACCAATGCTAACCTGGTTGAAAATTCCAACATGGCTGACACTACTACAACAAGAGCCGCCTTCCGGTGCAAACACTGCCCTAAAGAGTACAACAGCCTGGGAGCTTTGAAGATGCACATCCGCTCACATACGCTTCCGTGCGTCTGCACCACCTGCGGCAAGGCGTTTTCCAGACCATGGTTACTCAGGGGACACATTCGTACACACACCG GCGAACGTCCGTTCTCGTGCCCTCATTGTAACCGGGCTTTTGCTGACCGCTCCAATCTGAGAGCTCATCTTCAGACCCATTCAGAGGTCAAAAAGTACCAGTGTGGCACCTGCTCGAGAACCTTCAGCCGCATGTCACTCCTGCACAAACACACCGTGTCCAGCTGCTGCCCGACCGCCTAG